DNA from Actinomycetota bacterium:
ATGCGGTGCATCATCGCCGTGAGGAACCCTTGACGGCAAGGAATGAACCGTAGTTCAATCCTTGTGATGGCTTATCGCCGGACGGAGCTGATGGAGGCGCGGCTCGCGGAGACGCGCGAGCGCATCGTGCGGGCAGCGCTCGGCCTGATCGCGCGCGGCGGTTACCGCGCCGCGTCCATCGCGGCCGTGGCCGATGAGGCCGGCGTCGCGACGGGAAGCGTCTACCGCCACTTCTCGTCCAAAGCCGAGCTCTTCGCGGAGGTGTTTCGTCGCGCGTCCGGGCGCGAGCTGGCGGTGGTGCGCGCGGTCGTCGCGCGCCCGGACGCGCGACCCACAGACCGCCTGGTAGCCGCGCTCGAGACGTTCGCCGGGCGGGCCCTCAGCGGCCGGCGGCTCGCGTACGCCTTGATCGCGGAGCCCGCCGACCCCGCGGTCGACGAGGAGCGGCTCCGGTTCCGCCGCGCGTACCGCGACGTCTTCGCGCGCCTGTTGCGCGAAGGGATCGCGACCGGCGAGCTCCCCGAGCAAGACGTGCAGGTCGCCGCATCGGCTTTGGTCGGCGCGATGGGCGAGGCGCTCGTCGGGCCGCTCTCGCCGTCCACGCGATCCCGGAACCCCGGGCGGCTCGTCGAAGCGATCGTTCGGTTCTGCACGCGTGCCATCTCTCAGGAGGTCTCGTATGCGAACGCATGAGGTCACCAACCAGCCGCCGCCGCTCGCCGGTTACAACGTCTTCGAGTCCGACCGCGCGCTCGTCGAAGCGCTGGGCCGCGAAGGCGCCGATTGGGCGGAGGACGCTTGTCGCGAGCTCGGCGAGATCGCCGGGTCCGAGACCGCGCAGGCGTGGGGGGTTCAGGCCAACGTCAACCCGCCGGTGCTGCGCACCCACGATCGTTACGGGAACCGCATCGACGAGATCGAGTTCCATCCCTCCTGGCATCGTCTGATGGAGATCGCCGTCTCGCATGGACTCCACGCGCTGCCGTGGCGCGACGACCGGCCCGGCGCGCACGTCGCCCGGGCAGCGATGTTCATGACCTGGCAGGTCGAGGCCGGCCACGGCTGCCCCATCTCCATGACCTACTCGGTCATGCCGGCGCTGCGGAAGCAGCCGGAGCTCGCGGCCGAGTGGGAGCCGCGGTTCACCTCGCTCGAATACGACCCGCGCTCGATGCCGTCGGCGTCGAAGCGCGGCGCGCTCGCCGGGATGGCGATGACCGAGAAGCAGGGCGGCTCCGACGTTCGCACCAACGCAACACGCGCCGAGCCTTCCAACGGCGGCGGACCGGGCTCCGAATACACGATCACGGGTCACAAATGGTTCTGCTCGGCGCCGATGTGCGACGCGTTCCTCGTGCTCGCGCAGGCGCCGGGCGGGCTGTCGTGCTTCTTGCTGCCGCGCTGGCTCCCCGACGGGACG
Protein-coding regions in this window:
- a CDS encoding TetR/AcrR family transcriptional regulator yields the protein MAYRRTELMEARLAETRERIVRAALGLIARGGYRAASIAAVADEAGVATGSVYRHFSSKAELFAEVFRRASGRELAVVRAVVARPDARPTDRLVAALETFAGRALSGRRLAYALIAEPADPAVDEERLRFRRAYRDVFARLLREGIATGELPEQDVQVAASALVGAMGEALVGPLSPSTRSRNPGRLVEAIVRFCTRAISQEVSYANA